The Pempheris klunzingeri isolate RE-2024b chromosome 16, fPemKlu1.hap1, whole genome shotgun sequence genome includes the window CTAAATATACAAAGATTTACTCAGCATTAATACTTCTCTGGTTACACAAGCATCGTTATTGAAATCATGATGAGCATTTGATTGAGCATTATGTCTTCACTGAACAACATCTGCATAAACATCAGCTGTTCAACAGTTAAGCCCTGTGTATCTCTGCATTACGCTTtatcacaaatgacaaattcagGACTCATCACTGTTCTCTGTACCAGGAGGCTGGACGGACAAGAAGAAACAGCCATTTCCtgttattcatttataaagCTCTGCGGTTGAAGCTTCCAAACTACCTAATATCTTTTCTCAAATATAAATCGAATAAGTACAGCACACGATCCAGTAACAAGTTAACCTTAGATACCCTTCACGCACGCACTTTTTAAATGGAACGAatatctgatgttttctgtgattttttgTAACTGTCATAACTGTTGTAAATTTAAATTTCtaatttgtctcattttgttttgttctgttttgctgtttgtgtttttgtgaatgtttcttGCTCTGAGGTCTCTCTTGGAGGagagatcttaatctcaatgagaccgcttgattaaataaaaattagattaaaaaaattaaataaatgtgactGCATTGTTCTTCCCCTCCAGCTCCAAAAACAAACCTACGTACGCACTTGCATAAATGATTAGTTTTCCTAAAACATGGAAAGAGGGAATTGAATGATCTctcagggaaaaaaaggaacCAGGACATTTGCACAGCCACCACACAACCAATCCTCTCTCAGCGgctgtttttaatctaaattcCCCTCAGGCAGAGgctaaacataaaaacagcatcCATCActatgaaacttttttttaaagaaataacagGAAAAGAATGGAAAAGATCAGAGGAGATTGCACAAAATACACGATTAGATATTCTGATGACAAAGCTGAAACTGCCTCTGTACCAATAACCAATAACCAATAACAGTTTTATTAAAGGAAGTCAGCCATAAAAGTGGTGAACCATCATAAAATTTTAGATGCACAAATGACATTAACATAAAGGAATGTGTGGTTGGCTTCAGGGATGAGAGGAGAtactgctgctgtaaaagcTGCAGTGTGAGTGAAGATGTTTTCAGCTTTAAGTCTTACGTCAGCAGGGAAACTGCCTCTCTAGTTTCTCTCACTGAAGCACGAGCAGAAATCAAAACCATGCAGCAAAAACCAGACAGCAGCTTCTTCATAAACAAACTGAGCTCTAAATGATCTTTTTTGTGCACGGTTActcatgtatatgtatatatatatatacaagaAATTCGCATATAAATTAGCTATGGATTCTATAAAGTAAGATATAGGTATGGTGGTGGCTGTGGCAGACATGATTGATGAGACACTGAGATGAGGGCATGATATCTGTGCTCGTATCTATTCATGCGTTGGTTCTTATTGTCCAATTGACAAATTCTTACATCTGTTTTTTCGTAACAGCTCACCCCATCTGCTCTCTTCTGTCAAGTGGGCTGAGCTGGATTTGTTTACGTTGCTGCGGCGACAGTTCTGCAGCAGCGTAACCCAGGGATACCAGCAACAGACTGTTTCTATGGTTGCAGTCCTGCTGAACTACTGTGTTTTAtcctttctccatttttctgtGTAGAACAGTATGGTGGGCTTTACAAACTGTTTATCCACAGTATCTAAAACTAATGCAGAGCAAATTTTctcactttaaagctgcattaatcaatattttataatgataataaatcaaatgggtatatgtaatgtgaaaggagaAGCCCACATATAAGTGTCACTCCACTCTGCTGTTCTCCTGAGCTCTACATAGCGTTTTGGTGTCTTTTAAGTCATCGCTTTGGTTTCACAGCCaacaactttattgttttggctCTCTGTTCTCATCAGCGTTGTTTCCAGATGCAGCATGCAGCTGATTTTCAACAAAGATGCTCTGATGAACGCGAGCTGCTCAGTAccaaaaggcagacagacaaagttagcaagaAGTTGGTGAATTTAGCAGCAACAGAGCCTGATATTgtcctcaggaggtggtggagaccaaactaGAGCTAAAAGCAGAGTGCTGagtggccagaaacacgacttCAAACTATGTTACTCCATGCCTGCTGGAAGTGTAAACAGCCAAATGTTTGCTAACACGATCCCTATGGCCACATTTTAAGCTTATGACGTGCTATAATTGTTGTCTTTGGCTCGTTGCTCTTTCCCAGAAGTGgctgaaaaatgtattaatgcaGGTTTATACTGAATACGGTTGTTGGGACAAAACAATCTGAAGACTTCACCTTGAGCCTCAGTGCTTGTGATGGAAATGTTCCACTTTTTCCTTGACATTTTTTGGACTCATTAAACTGTAATAATTAAATGCAACATATAATTAAAACTGGTGATGGTTTTCTGCTTATATTTACCTGTGTTATAGAACAAACTTGCAATGAAGGTGCAGTTTCTGaagaaggtgtgtgtggaggtgatgTCCTCAAAGTAGCATTCCTCAAACACAGAGTCTTCAAACACCATGGACTTCATCTTCAGGTTGTGGAACCTGGAGAAGGGGTCGCAGGTTACGTATTGTACTGTGGTTTTATTCTTTACTCAAAGGTAAAACAGACTATCTGACAAAAACTGTAGCTCACAAACTGACTTACTTGTCATTGAAGTAGTGTCCTTGGCGATGCACTTGGTTTTCCAGGGTGAAATTAAAAGTGACATGCTTCACTTCTTCCTTGGTGAAGGTCTTTGTGCGTGATTCATATTCCTGCTTTTGGATGTACTTGATCATGTCTGGGAACCACACCGTCAGACCGTAATAGCTGCAAAGGTTTTGGAGTCAGAACAGATGAAATAAGCCTCTAAACAGAACGTGATTCACCACATAGCAAAGGTTTTATGAGTCTTTAGTTTACCTGAAAGACATGGTGAACCAGACAGCCATGAGCATGAAAGTCGTCCGCTTATATTCTGGGCTGAAGCAGGCAAGAATATTATTCTTTATCTGCAATgtgggaaaaagaaaacaccaatttttgaaaaagaaatcaggGAGACTGGATTTAaactcttctcttcttcttcttctcggTTAATTTGTcagattaaattatttttaacacaCATTGCATATGCTGTTAGTTTAATCTGGTGATCTTGCAGTGTTTCAGTTTACATTTCTGAGCAGTAACAAGCTTGTAGAGCTAAAATTAACTTGCAATGCAATGCTGACACTTGAATGCAACACGACAGCAGTCAGGCTGTTTTTCCAAAACGTAATCCTCCCTAAGACTTTTTCATAGACCCTCTTTGGCGTCCACATGAAACTACATCTTTACGGCTTCCGCGGTAAGAGTGGAGACTTTTCAGTGGGCATTAAGCGGGTGGTGCAGGAGCAAATTCAGAAAAAAGTGGAGGGTGTAGGCGTGTAGCAGAACGTAGGCTGAATGCAAATTAAAATCAGGCACAAAGCTGTAAAGTTTCTGCctggagcaaaaaaaaacaagtttgagCACAAGAAAGTCAAATACAAACATGAGATTTATGTTAATGATTTGGTCACTTATGCaaaaaatattaagaaataaaatattaccaggaaaaatgtacattatttGTGAGTCTtaggaaacaaataaatcagaaatgGTCTGCTTATAGATATGGctttaaataataatcatttgttgATTTTCTCTGATTTAAGTCACTCACAAAATCAAATGTAAGTAACgaacacaaaataattaataagaAATGCTGCCCACGCCTCCCTCCACACTGTTCATATCCACTGATGCCAGCTCCACTGAGGCCTTCGACAGGCATGCCCCGAGCTGTGAAAGGCCTCAGCCTGACACTCTGGTGCAAGAACTTTATATTTAAATGAGCAGTGAACTAAATGGGCATAATCTCAGGGGAGTGTTTTAtatcatgtttttaaaacagttttggtTGAGAACTCTCAAACCCCCACATTAAAGAAATCATTTGCACTGTATGTGACAACATTTTTTAACCATAcaagtgtttttcctcctcagcgTCACTCACCTGTTGGGAGAGGCTCATAATCTTCAGTCTGTAGCGCTGCCAGACTGGGGTGTCGGTGCCAGTGTCCACCAACTCATCCATCTGTTTCACCGTCTTTATTGTGGTGACCTTGGATGAAAGAGACACAGTCCTTCAGAGGCCTTCACACAGATGTAATGGACTGAATTTTGGTTTTCTTTACACCGTATTCGGAAATTCTGAAAAGGCCTCCTCAATCTTATCAGCTTGTCTGACTTTCATTTTTGGAAATGCTAAGCCTAAGTGTACCTGTAAAGGCAGGGTAAGCAACTTATTATAATTccacctgcctgtctgccaATTCACCTGATTACCTGTGCGCACACAGCAAGTGCACTTATTGCACATGGCCGGAGTCTTCCACAAAAGCTAGCGAGCTAGGTGCTCAAGAATACCATGGGAATGTCAGAGAAAGTGCAGGCAAGATTTGAGTCATGAGTTTCCCTATCAAATTTTGGCTACTGTGCATCTTACATTCAAATCTACAATTTGGGGGGCTGTGGTGGCCAACCAGCATCCCCAGCTGGTGTAAAATGCCCAaaaacctcatttaaaaaaCTGTTCAAAAAAATGTTCAATGAGTTTGATGGAAGTATTGTAAGGTATGGTTTGATATAACAATATTTTCTCACAGATACTCACAGAAAACACTCTCTCTGGGTATCCCTTTGCGCGCATGTTGGTGTCGTGAACTTGCTTCAGGATCATCCAGCCTTCATCATGTTTGCCGTTCTGTTAAAGATAAATGtcataatgtgaaaaaaaatgtcctGTTATTTGTTTGAATTCATCCAGGAAATTATCTTTACTCAAGAGACATTTCTCTTTTGACTTTGGGTGTTACGTTAATAACTCATACATCAGTGAACGCAATAACTCATGTGTGATTAAAACCAGCTCATAATATCAGATAGTGACTAATTGTCAGCGAGCACATCTGCTAACCTCTAGGTAGAAGCGTGGGCTCTCTGGCATGGCACTGAGGGCAGCGATGGCCGCAACAGAAGGAAACGcgcacactaacacaaacacacgccaGCTATGGAACTGGTACGCCGAGCCCATCTGGAAACTCCATCCTGAGaagataaaaatagaaaaaaacaacacaaagaaatgagCTCACACCTTACACTTTCCCTTCACCctgtgagtgaatgtgagtCAAGTCAGCGACAGAAAAGGTCAGACAATCAATCTTTATAAAGCACAGTTCGGCCACAGCACCTCTGTGAAGACACTTGCTAGTAAACAAGCTTAAACCTACATGATTTCACCAGCCAACTCACCTTgaaatacacttattcactttctggttttatttttaagtgaaataaGGAGATTGATACCATTAAACCAATTTCCATTAAATATGCAGCCTGTTAGCAtaacttagcataaagacttgaaacaACTATCCTGGCTGtgtccaaaagtaacaaaatctgccaacTAGCAACTCTAAAGGTCACTATTTAGCACATTATATTTTGTTGCTTTATACAAACAGTACAAGTGTAAAAACCATAATTCACCGTTTTTGCAGTATGGTGTAtgccagactatttcttggctgagCACCATGCCTGGCAACTGCTCAGAGCCAAAGATAATAAATAGCAAGTTATTTAGTGATTTTTTCGGTAAGCAGATTCTGTTACCTTCAAAAAGAGCCTGTCTTAATGCCTACCcttttccagcctttatgctaagctaggctgtAGCCAATTGGTTTCGCCCACTCTTGGCAGCTTTTGGCAAGAAGACAAATAAGTATCTTCATAAATTCAGGGATAGATTACTATACTCACCATAATGTGGGATTATAGCCCAGGCCATGGCAGAGGCGTATATTCCGCCAATCATCCAGAACATGCAGAGCCAACTGAGGTGCTCACCACGCTTCTCTTGGGCCAGAAATTCAGAATAGAAGGAAAACACGATGGGAATTGAGCCACCAATCCtgcaaaaaacagaaaccaacTGAGCCCAGAGTTGAACTGTATTTTAGAGCAGAGAACAGATTAACGGCACTGTTTACTTACTTAGAAATTACAGGTAAATCTGTCTCATGTTAAAGATCCTGAAACACCACTCTGACCTTTAATTTACTACACTGGTTGTGTTGTTTGGTCTTTACAGCTTTAACATTATTTGCTTGGGTTACTCCACCAACGTGGCGCATAGCTAACTCACAGAAGCTCTGTGGGAAAGTGATTTATTTGACCTGAAATGGATTTCAGCATCTCAATTTGCCACCTCACCAAACCATAGCAACTGCTATTTTTAATGATGCAAAGACTCAGAAACACGTTCAGTGTTCAGAAACATTGCTGCATGCTGGAAAACTGAAACTCTGCAATTAATAGTAATTATTCTTCCACTGTTAAATTCAGAGTGGTGCAGTTGGATGTAGAGCACTGATTTATTTCTAGTTACTCCTCTTCATATCATAGCTTCACACCACTTATTGGTTAAAAATGAGCTTTTACAGAAATACATTatagaaatgtattatttgtgtAATTACATTATATTGCTTATGTAATTATGTTAGTATTATGTTCATGTTAAAACTCATTTTTGAGTTTGAGTGTTTCTTAAGTGTTTTTCTTAGCCGGGCTGGATTGTACTCCAGCATTAGagtgaaaatgacaaagcagAACTGAATAcgtggatttttaaaaatatatatacagtatttttcaaTTTACCCGACACCTGAGAGGAGCCGGCAGAACAGAAAGGTGCTGTATCCCTGgacaaaggaggagaagaaggagaagatactattgatggagagagagataaggaGAGACTGCCGACGGCCTATCCGGTCAGCCAGAGCCCCCCAGAGGAAAGCCCCAACCATCATCCCGAAATATACAATCAGACCTGTGGACAGAGCAAAGGAAATGAAACTGTTACGAGTGTAAATACAAAatgtcacagtttggttagttGTTTGCAGCGAGTCTgccctgtcttttttttttatttctgctgcgCTTCTACTGTGAGGTTTGCAGGTTAAGTCTGCTCACAGCTGGCTTctcaagacaaacaaacatgagcagcaataaacctctcctctttttaaaaaatcaagcattaatctttatttttctcagagTCCACAAATATCATGaagaaaactaaataattaataaGCCCCAAGCACATTCTTTACTGAAGatgtaaaactttaaaaacacttcataaATATATTGTTTGATTTAGTTTCATGAAACAGCTGGGCACAGCAGCTTTCAGAAATTGTTACTTAAAGTGCTGTAAATAGTGTATatgttggggactattttcagttgTGGATTAATACTCATTTAGTGCTTTACTATATACAGCAGAAGGACAGTGTGATTCAAAAGGTGACATGATTCTTTCGTAgaatcaattcattgttggttttaaagttctaagaaataaagaaaaatatagactatagacagtttttttaaaactacataaaaatacatcatGATGCAGCCGAACTAGAACCTGTACAACGTCACTTCATGTCTTACCTAGCATGCTTTTGTTAGGTTCAGACAGGCACATGTCCTTCTCAGCACTGGGCAGGACAAACCCGACCACGAAGATCTCCACGCCATCTGCCATGAGAGCCAGCCCCAACACAAAGTACAGGGTCCACTGGAACTTCCCGTGACCACATTCTTGTAAAATGGTCTCGTACTGTTGAGCCAGCTCTTCCTGgtccttcctcctctccgcCTCCGACACTCCAATATCTCTGAACTGCTGAGCACCGGCCCTCACCGAACCCGGACCTCCTGCAAGGCTGCCCTTGCCTGAGTCAGCCCTGGGAATGCCTTGGTATTCCCCCTCGTAGatctcatcatcctcatcatgaCCCTCTGTGGAGTCACTGTGACCGCCCTCATCGTCATTGGCAGCCTGGCTGTCTCCGCGGTAGTATCCTCCATCCTGGCTTCCCTGCATGGggtaatcatcatcatcatcctcttcaaAACGGCTGTACGAGCGCTTGCTGTACTCATCAGTCATCCGATCCACCGAACGGCCGACCTTCTTAGATGCTTGCCGCTTGACTTCTTTGGCAATGTCTTTGGCACCTTTTATGAAGGCAGTCCGGTTTTGGTAGCCGTCCTCCATTTTAAAGAGGTTCGGAAGATCCAAAGGTGGTCAAAGATTTAGTGGAGAGGCCACCTGAACGTGCCGGGGCTTCAGTTTGTTCAGGATACACCTCACAGATGTGAAGAGACTCCCTGAACACTGACAACAGGCTCTTCTTATGTCTGGGGAgaaaaaataatggaaatatagATTAGCtaaccttgtgtttttttccgCTATCATTCAGGCATGTAGTGGTTTCATGGAAAGGCCACTTGGAAACATCACTTCTTGGGCACCTGGATCTATGGCCGGTATGATATAACTAGTGAAATGAAGTACCATTTCTTGTTGGAAAGTCACTCaaatgactacaaagagacactcAGAATGATGACAATCATGAAAAAATCATCAAAGACgtgaaaaatgattgaaaagaaatacaaaacaactatgaagtttatcttatcttatcttacaaagagacacagaattACCATAAGGAGATGGAAAATGattacaaagaaacaagaaacgactatgaaacacaaacacgcaaAACTATCACAAAGACACTACAAAAACTGTGTTGTTTGTAGTAGTTTTGTGTCACTCTCAGTCTGGGTATCTTGTGCACATGTAAGAGGGGCAGCCTTTCACATGTGTGTGTCCCAGGGTCCCGTCAGTGACGTGTCTCCAGACAGCACCTGTTGCATTTCCATATCTAGCCAGcatgtgtttgctgctgagtCACAGATGGGTCTGAGTGGTAACTGCAGGGCGAGGCATCAAGCCACGAATAGTGAGAGTGATTTTTAACGGATGCTTGTTGGAGCGGAAATGTCCGTAATGGCTCAGTTCAAGTTCATGGTGAAGAGCTTCAGTACGTGACCATGACTCTAATGTAATATGACTGAGGTAATGCTCCAGAATCCGGAATAAATTAATGTCAATTTTTATGTCGTCATCCCATAACATCCCACGTGTTAACACctcttcattatttcttttacaGTTCTGCACTAAATTTGAGCAATTAAATGTCAAGTTCTGAAGAATCCAACGAATTATACTTCATGGATTCTTCAGCTAAAACTGCAAAAGCCGCTCCTTAATTGAAAAAGTGGACAACTGCTGATTTAGAGGAGGAGCTGTGTGCTGAAACAAATGAGGCTTGAAAttgagaaaaagaagcagaacaCTGATGTCCATTTTACCTGTCTGCTGCAGTATCACATCTCCTTTTGAGAAAGGGACATTTATAAGGCACTGACTCGCGTAGTTCACTGACAACACCCACATCCATATGCTTTTGTATTAAGACACGACGAGCCTCAGGTCGCCGTGCCATAAAATAACATGTCACTTTGATTTTGTGGCGCAGTGAAACAACAGACATAGAATGAGAGACATCACCGCCACACTTGCTTCGACCGCCGTTGCAGAAACACGGTCTGACAGGTAATAATGGGATGACAGAGCTCCAAATGTCTGCCAGGTTTACAGTATATACAGGGCCAGGATTTCAGTAATACTGATGTCAGGGGTCGTAGCCATAAGAAGAAACCTGTGAAATCTTCTGATATAAAACTTGCTCCTGGTTTTCTTCATTCACCTGACTGTTAACTTAATAATTTCTGTTAATTGTATCTCCCTGCAAGCCTCCTCCACACTCCCACAATGAAATCAAAATGCAGGGAAATTAAAtcccttttctttatttcaataTTCTTGGGTTAATAAGAGTCACATATACAGAACATATTTAGATTAAAATATACAGGGTTCCTACACCTTTTCCAAAGTCAAACTCAAGCACTTTACAAGCATTTTTAGCACGCATTCACAAGGTTTTCCAGCAGATTTAAGCACTTTTCAAGTATTTTCAATGCGCATTTTCAAGGTTTTTACGGCACCTAATAGTAACCTAATACCTAATACTCAAATCAATTAGGCTTTCTCCAACatatttatttcctcatctAAAAAGCAAACTATTCAGTCAGATAGTGATTTATTACATTAATGCACTTTATTCAAAACTACTACCAACTACTTTCAAACCTTGAAAATACCCCATTAAAATACAAGCATTTTCCTGGATGTACAC containing:
- the LOC139215436 gene encoding synaptic vesicle glycoprotein 2A-like, giving the protein MEDGYQNRTAFIKGAKDIAKEVKRQASKKVGRSVDRMTDEYSKRSYSRFEEDDDDDYPMQGSQDGGYYRGDSQAANDDEGGHSDSTEGHDEDDEIYEGEYQGIPRADSGKGSLAGGPGSVRAGAQQFRDIGVSEAERRKDQEELAQQYETILQECGHGKFQWTLYFVLGLALMADGVEIFVVGFVLPSAEKDMCLSEPNKSMLGLIVYFGMMVGAFLWGALADRIGRRQSLLISLSINSIFSFFSSFVQGYSTFLFCRLLSGVGIGGSIPIVFSFYSEFLAQEKRGEHLSWLCMFWMIGGIYASAMAWAIIPHYGWSFQMGSAYQFHSWRVFVLVCAFPSVAAIAALSAMPESPRFYLENGKHDEGWMILKQVHDTNMRAKGYPERVFSVTTIKTVKQMDELVDTGTDTPVWQRYRLKIMSLSQQIKNNILACFSPEYKRTTFMLMAVWFTMSFSYYGLTVWFPDMIKYIQKQEYESRTKTFTKEEVKHVTFNFTLENQVHRQGHYFNDKFHNLKMKSMVFEDSVFEECYFEDITSTHTFFRNCTFIASLFYNTDLFKYRFINCKLINSTFLQNKEGCILDFSDDFNNAYMIYFVNFLGTLAVLPGNIVSALLMDKIGRLRMLAGSSVISCVSCFFLMFGNSESGMIALLCLFGGISIASWNALDVITVELYPSDKRTTAFGFLNALCKLAAVLGISIFQSFVGITKAVPIIFAAGALAAGSFLATKLPETRGQVLQ